Genomic segment of Arcobacter sp. LA11:
TAAGAGGTGACTTTGGAAGAATTATTATTAAAAAGAATGCAAATATCCAAGACTGTTGTGTTTGTCATTCTTTTCCAAACATAGATGTAATAGTTGAAGAAAACGGACATATTGGACATAGTGCTATTTTACATGGTTGTCATGTAAAATATAATGCTATGGTTGGTATGGGAGCTGTTGTAATGGATGAGGCGGTAATTGGTGAAAATGCAGTTATTGGTGCATCTTCATTAGTTCCATCTAAAATGGAAATTCCAGCAAATCATTTAGCTTTTGGGAATCCCGCAAAAGTAAGACGTGAACTTAAACCAGAAGAGATAAATTGGAAAAAAGATGGAAGCCAAGCTTATACAAACTTAGCATATAACTGTCTAGAAAATCTAAAAAAATGCGAACCTCTTAATAGTTCAAATGAACAAAGAGACTCTTTAAGATGTGATATGCACTATAAACCAAAACATAACTAGAAGCTTTTGCTTTTAGTTAGTTTTTCTTTTACTTAAAATAGCAATAGCAATACCTGTTAATATAATATCTGTTGAAATAAATAGTTTAAATGTAAGCTCTTCATTTAATAGTAATACACCTAAAAAAATTGCAATTGGAGGAACAATTAATTGGATTATTCCTGATGTTATGATTTGAATTTGAGGCAATATATGATACCAAATTGCATATCCTAAAGCAGAAGTAATTCCTCCTGAAATAAAAGCTAATATAATACCATTGAAACTAATATGTGTTTGAGATACAAAAAGAAGATAAAAGATACTTACGAAAACTAAGGATTTCAGAAAGTTATCTGCTGTATGTTGTAGGGCATTTGTTGTACCTTTCCCTAAAATGGTATATGCTCCCCATGCAAGTCCTGCAATAATCATTAAAAAAACATGGTAAAAAGATAGTGAAAATGACTGTTC
This window contains:
- a CDS encoding phenylacetic acid degradation protein PaaY yields the protein MQIYELDGLVPVISPQAFVHETAVIIGDVFIEEGVYIGPNASIRGDFGRIIIKKNANIQDCCVCHSFPNIDVIVEENGHIGHSAILHGCHVKYNAMVGMGAVVMDEAVIGENAVIGASSLVPSKMEIPANHLAFGNPAKVRRELKPEEINWKKDGSQAYTNLAYNCLENLKKCEPLNSSNEQRDSLRCDMHYKPKHN
- a CDS encoding DMT family transporter; this encodes MNYKLFILIIITLFFFSTSSILARAALVENYIDAFSFTFIRLLSGAIILLILLYFKQKRFDITLKKNWISSFMLFLYAIAFSYSYLNLDAGLGALILFAVVQLFIILVALLKKESLTLQKSIGIFIAFAGLTYLLFPEQSFSLSFYHVFLMIIAGLAWGAYTILGKGTTNALQHTADNFLKSLVFVSIFYLLFVSQTHISFNGIILAFISGGITSALGYAIWYHILPQIQIITSGIIQLIVPPIAIFLGVLLLNEELTFKLFISTDIILTGIAIAILSKRKTN